In one Rhinopithecus roxellana isolate Shanxi Qingling chromosome 1, ASM756505v1, whole genome shotgun sequence genomic region, the following are encoded:
- the LOC104663455 gene encoding NADH dehydrogenase [ubiquinone] 1 alpha subcomplex subunit 5-like isoform X2 — MASVLKKTTGLVVCKSPHERPDVQKLEDQLEGGQIKEIILLGKNELSLARQMMQWKTWKPLVEEPPAHQWKWPV; from the exons ATGGCGAGTGTGTTGAAGAAGACCACTGGACTTGTGGTATGCAAGAGTCCACATGAGAGGC CAGATGTTCAAAAATTAGAAGACCAACTTGAAGGTGGCCAAATAAAAGAGATAATTCTCCTGGGTAAAAATGAACTAAGTCTGGCAAGACAAATGATGCAGTGGAAAACATGGAAGCCATTAGTGGAAGAGCCTCCTGCCCATCAGTGGAAATGGCCAGTATAA
- the LOC104663455 gene encoding NADH dehydrogenase [ubiquinone] 1 alpha subcomplex subunit 5-like isoform X1, which produces MASVLKKTTGLVVCKSPHERLRIFYTNIRDVLEQIPKNAAYRKYTEQITNEKLAMVKVESDVQKLEDQLEGGQIKEIILLGKNELSLARQMMQWKTWKPLVEEPPAHQWKWPV; this is translated from the coding sequence ATGGCGAGTGTGTTGAAGAAGACCACTGGACTTGTGGTATGCAAGAGTCCACATGAGAGGCTAAGAATATTCTACACAAATATTCGTGATGTTCTTGAACAAATCCCTAAAAATGCAGCATATAGAAAATATACAGAACAGATTACTAATGAGAAGCTGGCTATGGTCAAAGTGGAATCAGATGTTCAAAAATTAGAAGACCAACTTGAAGGTGGCCAAATAAAAGAGATAATTCTCCTGGGTAAAAATGAACTAAGTCTGGCAAGACAAATGATGCAGTGGAAAACATGGAAGCCATTAGTGGAAGAGCCTCCTGCCCATCAGTGGAAATGGCCAGTATAA